GACCTGGTTCCCACATTCCTTTTCTTAACCATGATCATTTTCAGTATAGGAGAAAAGAGGCCCTCTTTTCCCAGATTCACTTAAAAAAAGtttgaggaagaaggaaaacaaattaataaacacTCATAGCACATGATTGGAGCAAATGGCAATGATAGTTATTTTCCCACTCATGATGAGTTATTGCTAAATGTGTTATGAAAAAAGTTGTAACTGAATTCTGACCCTACATTTAAACTCTGAGACAAACAACTtgctcaaattaaaataaattcaaagtgttCCCTGTCTCAGATCCAAGTagacctccctccctctctctttcacacaaACACACCTAATAATTCATTTCCCGTATATTTAAAGACAACCatagtggcaacccactccagtaatcttgcctggaaaatcccatggacagaggagactggggggctacggtccatggggtcacaaagagttggacacgactgaaatgactttgcACACATGTACATAATGTCCTTCAACCCATGGtactttatcttttctctttttcaaaccGATGTATCAGATTTATACAAATATTAgatacaatatattttataaatatttcatcagCATGAGTGACATCTTCTGGACAAACTCTAAATCAGTTctgatttgaaaatgtaaaatcaaGATCAAATATGGTTGTCAGCACAAGGTGTCCTCCTTGAAAGCACAATGAGAATATTCGCTCCATTATGAGCacactttcaatttaaaaaagaaaaaaaaaaacctctctacCAGATTTGATAATGGAAGACATGCACACTTATTAGCCCTTAGGCAGTGGAATGCACAAAGAATTTCCCATACAGCAGTCCTGACACCATTTCCTGGGGGAATACAAATCCATTCCTAGGGAAAGGACTTTGAGGGTTTGGAGCCCCAAAGAGATTATAAATCAAACTTAAAACCAataaagaacaatgaaaataTCAGATGCAAGAGTGAATGAGTTTATTAGGGGAAGCAAACCTGGATTTCCATGCATTTTGTAAGAAAAGTTTAATTCTGAATCAATCGTTTCAACAAAATTACAGACTTGaactcaatactttggtcattaATTTCACTGAAAgaattagtcagtcagtcagtgctTGACACTAGAGAAAAGATGAGATGCTGATGGTGAGAGGGTTTAGCTAGTATTTTTGAAAGAGGCTATGAGAGTTTTAAGTAGAGACTGAAACATTTTGCTCAGAAGTCCTGGAAATTCAACAAGTTGATCTACAGAAGGTTGATCTACAGATTGGCCTATAGTAAGAGGACTGGCAGCTCCTAGAAGCCAAGTAGGCTGGGTGGTAGAACCTGGATCCACAGCTCAGGGAAGGGAAGCCATGAATTCCATAACCCAGCGGTCTGAAGACTATGGATCCACAGCCCGCTGAGGAGGAACTTCTGGATCCATAGCCCAGAGAGCAGCAGCTTCTAGATCCGTAACCCAGGGAGCAGCCTCTAATGGACCCACATCTGGGAGCACCAGAATAAGTTATCTGGAAGGGGCTGCAGAGCATGGGGGTCCTTGGGCGGTAGCAGGACGTTTGACAGGGGTTGAACGCCACACAGGTGGGCCGGCAGGTCCTGGGAGAGCAGAAATCAGTGCTATAGACCAGGTTGCTGGGGAAGGAGGAGCCACGGCAGGAGGCTGGGTAGCACAGGTGGAACCCGAGGGAGCgggaggagaagtttccagagCAGCACTTGTAGGACATGTTGACAGGAGATGTGAGATCAGCTGAGTTGCACAGAGGACACTCTCTGAGCTTCAATGTCATGACCTGGACTtcgagtgtgtatatatatatactcttagACCTGGATGCATCACTGTGAAGATGGTCCCTCCTCCTTGCTCACCGTTTCAGAGAAGCATACCTCCCTAACTTATTGCTTAAATGTATCATGTCTTCACATAATTATGCTTTAATCACACTGATATACTTAGAAAGAAATTACTCAGTTTATTTCCTCTGGAAATTGATGTGACTTGACTTCCAAAATTATAGGTCATCACATCTCCACATAGCCCCTCCCCCTTCTTATCCACTGTGCAGTTATGCCCTGGTCCTACCAGGTAAACTTACACACCTTTTCCTTCACTTCCAGTAGGTTATTGTTCAAAATAGTTTCATGTCTTCTTCAAAGACATATGATAAGGATTTCTCCAAATACTAACTATATTCAATGGTCTTACCAATCTATCAGTTGgaactttttttctatttctaattcatataatttctaaagaatatgaaaaataatatgtatacatacacatatgtgtataactgaatcactttttctgtacacttgaaattagcAGAACATTTTAAGTTATGCTTCAGTAAAAATCCATGTAATTCTTGATATCCATTAATTTGGCTTAATTAAACCAATTCATTGGCAAAATTCTCATCCTACCTTTTCTGTGATACCCTTGACTTTCTCACATCTGAGTTCATGATCAGAATTAAGGGATATAGACAGCCATCCTTGGTGTTCAGGTTGGTTGGTTTAAAAAGAATGGAAGTTTAAAACATTTCCTTAGATGATATTCTTTtaagaaacaataaatataacTCTTTGGGAGAGGTTTTGAATAGAAGTATTTGCTAGACTTGAACACCTTCATGTACTGTCTGATACATCTGTCTTGTAGTAAAGTTCCAGGGAAGGTTAACATTTTCTGCAACAACTAACTTGAAGTATAAGAGCTACATGAGTCTTTACCATCCTCTGATCAACCTACACATAAAAAAATATTGTCTTAGAGAGGTTTAATAACTTTCCTTTAATAACTCAGTGTCTGAAAAAAAGTTGAGTTTGGACCTTGATCT
The genomic region above belongs to Muntiacus reevesi chromosome 21, mMunRee1.1, whole genome shotgun sequence and contains:
- the LOC136152452 gene encoding keratin-associated protein 13-2-like — protein: MSYKCCSGNFSSRSLGFHLCYPASCRGSSFPSNLVYSTDFCSPRTCRPTCVAFNPCQTSCYRPRTPMLCSPFQITYSGAPRCGSIRGCSLGYGSRSCCSLGYGSRSSSSAGCGSIVFRPLGYGIHGFPSLSCGSRFYHPAYLASRSCQSSYYRPICRSTFCRSTC